In Porphyromonas cangingivalis, a genomic segment contains:
- a CDS encoding DUF1015 domain-containing protein has translation MARVKPFRGFRPPQDLVTQVASRPYDVLNSDEAREEAAGNEKSLYHIIRPEIDFPVGKDEHDEDVYAKAAENFKMFQDKGWLVQDSEACYYIYAQTMNGKTQYGIVVGANVDDYMNNVIKKHELTRKDKEEDRMKHVRVNNANIEPVFLAFPDNAELERIINKYKATEPIYDFVAQLDGFGHHFWVVDDKNDIETITKAFAAMPYLYIADGHHRSAAAALVGAEKAKANPNHTGDEEYNYFMAVCFPASHLTIIDYNRVVKDLNGLSEADFLKALEKNFIVEEKGTAEYKPAKLHNFALYLGGKWYSLTAKEGTYNDNDPIGVLDVTISSNLILDEILDIKDLRTSKRIDFVGGIRGLGELKKRVDSGEMVAALALYPVSMKQLMDIADSGNIMPPKTTWFEPKLRSGLIVHTLENDK, from the coding sequence ATGGCAAGAGTAAAACCTTTTAGAGGATTTCGTCCTCCCCAAGATCTTGTAACACAAGTAGCATCACGTCCATACGACGTCCTAAATAGTGATGAGGCTCGCGAAGAAGCTGCGGGCAACGAAAAGTCTCTCTACCACATCATCCGTCCTGAAATCGACTTCCCTGTTGGTAAGGACGAGCATGATGAAGATGTGTACGCTAAGGCTGCCGAGAACTTCAAGATGTTCCAAGACAAGGGCTGGTTGGTTCAGGACTCTGAGGCATGCTATTACATCTATGCTCAGACAATGAACGGCAAGACCCAATATGGTATTGTCGTAGGAGCTAATGTAGATGACTACATGAACAACGTCATCAAGAAGCATGAGCTTACCCGTAAGGACAAGGAAGAAGACCGTATGAAACACGTACGCGTCAACAATGCCAACATCGAGCCTGTATTCCTTGCGTTCCCAGACAATGCAGAGCTGGAACGCATCATCAACAAATACAAAGCTACTGAGCCAATCTACGACTTCGTAGCTCAACTCGATGGCTTCGGTCACCACTTCTGGGTCGTCGATGACAAGAACGACATCGAGACCATCACCAAGGCTTTCGCTGCGATGCCATACCTATACATCGCTGACGGTCACCACAGATCCGCAGCAGCGGCTCTCGTAGGTGCAGAGAAAGCCAAGGCAAACCCAAATCACACAGGTGACGAAGAGTACAACTACTTCATGGCTGTATGTTTCCCGGCAAGCCACCTCACCATCATCGACTACAACCGTGTCGTGAAGGATCTCAACGGCTTGTCAGAAGCAGACTTCCTCAAGGCACTCGAAAAGAACTTCATCGTCGAAGAAAAGGGCACAGCAGAGTACAAGCCTGCCAAGCTTCACAACTTCGCACTCTACTTGGGAGGTAAGTGGTACTCACTTACAGCTAAAGAAGGTACTTACAACGACAACGACCCTATCGGCGTCCTCGATGTGACTATCTCTTCTAACCTCATCCTCGATGAGATCCTCGACATCAAGGATCTCCGCACTTCTAAGCGTATCGACTTCGTGGGTGGTATCCGTGGTCTTGGCGAACTCAAGAAGCGTGTCGATAGTGGTGAGATGGTAGCAGCACTTGCTCTCTACCCCGTGTCAATGAAGCAACTCATGGACATCGCAGACTCAGGCAACATCATGCCTCCTAAGACAACATGGTTTGAGCCTAAGCTACGTTCAGGTCTTATCGTTCACACCTTAGAGAACGACAAATAA
- a CDS encoding NAD(P)-dependent oxidoreductase, which produces MAKVLIATEKPFAPVAVAQISEILEANGFEVVKLEKYTEKSQLLDAVKDVEGIIVRSDIIDAEVIEAAKNLKIVVRAGAGYDNVDCEAATKHNVCVMNTPGQNSNAVAELVFAMLLFHVRTGFNGKTGSELMGKKLGVMSYGNIGQNVARIGQGFGMEVYGFQRLTPANYFVKDGFKFFNDRELMFGLCDVMVLAMPAAANTKKMIDYNLLSRMPKGAILVNIARKDLINEADLLRVLSERPDLAYLTDVKPDCEAELVEKFPNQYFATAKKMGAQTAEANTNAGMAAAKQIAAFIQTGEAKFRVNK; this is translated from the coding sequence ATGGCAAAAGTATTGATTGCAACTGAAAAGCCTTTCGCTCCCGTAGCAGTCGCTCAGATCAGCGAGATCCTTGAGGCTAACGGTTTCGAGGTAGTAAAGCTCGAAAAATATACAGAAAAGAGTCAACTCCTTGACGCAGTAAAGGATGTCGAAGGTATCATCGTACGTAGTGACATCATCGATGCTGAAGTCATCGAAGCTGCCAAGAACCTCAAGATCGTCGTGCGTGCAGGTGCAGGTTATGACAACGTAGACTGCGAAGCTGCCACAAAGCACAACGTATGTGTGATGAACACACCCGGTCAAAACTCAAATGCTGTTGCAGAGCTTGTGTTCGCAATGCTCCTCTTCCACGTAAGGACAGGTTTCAACGGCAAGACCGGTAGCGAACTTATGGGCAAGAAGCTTGGTGTGATGTCTTATGGCAACATCGGACAGAACGTAGCACGCATCGGTCAAGGATTTGGTATGGAGGTCTATGGTTTCCAGAGATTGACTCCTGCAAACTACTTCGTAAAGGACGGTTTCAAGTTTTTCAACGATAGAGAACTTATGTTCGGTCTTTGTGACGTGATGGTATTGGCAATGCCTGCTGCCGCAAACACAAAGAAGATGATCGACTACAACTTGCTAAGCCGTATGCCTAAGGGTGCTATCCTCGTGAATATCGCTCGTAAGGACCTCATCAACGAAGCTGACCTTCTCCGTGTGCTCAGCGAAAGACCTGACCTTGCTTACCTCACTGACGTGAAGCCTGACTGTGAAGCTGAGCTTGTCGAAAAGTTCCCCAACCAATACTTTGCGACAGCAAAGAAGATGGGTGCTCAGACAGCCGAAGCCAACACCAACGCAGGTATGGCAGCAGCCAAGCAGATCGCTGCGTTCATCCAAACAGGTGAAGCTAAGTTCAGAGTCAATAAGTGA
- the serC gene encoding 3-phosphoserine/phosphohydroxythreonine transaminase produces the protein MKKHNFNAGPCVLPREAVESAIEAIRDFDNTGIGILEISHRTPGWERIMKETADLWRELLNIPDNYKVLFLGGGASTQFFHVPANLLNKKAAYLQTGVWAKKAAKEAKFYGDVEIVASSEDKNYSYVPKGYTIPTDVDYFHITTNNTIYGTEIHEDIDSPVTLIADMSSDILSRPVDVSKYGIIYGGAQKNVGPAGVTFVIVREDLLGKVDRKLQTMVDYRTHIGEAEKDRSMFNTPPVFSIFVMHETLKWVKNLGGLEAMHKLNKEKAELLYNEIDRNKMFVGTAAKEDRSLMNVCFVMAEEHKDKEAAFMDFAKAAGMVGIKGHRSVGGFRASIYNACPRESVEALVKCMQDFEKQF, from the coding sequence ATGAAAAAGCACAATTTCAACGCCGGACCATGTGTCCTCCCTCGCGAAGCAGTAGAGTCTGCAATCGAAGCTATCCGTGATTTTGACAACACCGGTATCGGTATCCTTGAGATATCTCACCGTACTCCGGGTTGGGAACGCATCATGAAGGAAACAGCAGATCTATGGCGCGAACTCCTCAATATCCCTGACAACTACAAAGTACTATTCCTCGGTGGTGGCGCAAGCACTCAGTTCTTCCACGTACCTGCAAACTTGCTCAACAAGAAGGCTGCTTACCTCCAAACAGGGGTATGGGCAAAGAAGGCTGCCAAGGAAGCTAAGTTCTATGGTGATGTAGAAATCGTTGCTTCTTCTGAAGACAAGAACTACTCTTACGTACCAAAAGGATACACCATCCCTACAGATGTTGACTACTTCCACATCACAACAAACAACACCATCTACGGTACAGAAATCCACGAAGACATCGACAGCCCTGTGACTCTCATCGCAGATATGTCTTCTGACATCCTCAGCCGTCCTGTAGACGTGAGCAAGTACGGTATCATCTATGGTGGTGCCCAGAAGAACGTAGGACCTGCAGGTGTTACTTTCGTCATCGTACGTGAAGATCTCCTCGGCAAGGTAGACCGCAAGCTCCAAACCATGGTAGACTACCGTACACACATCGGTGAAGCAGAAAAGGATCGTTCAATGTTCAACACTCCTCCTGTATTCTCTATCTTCGTGATGCACGAAACTCTAAAGTGGGTGAAGAACCTTGGTGGTCTTGAAGCAATGCACAAGCTCAACAAGGAAAAAGCAGAACTCCTTTACAACGAAATCGACCGCAACAAGATGTTCGTCGGAACAGCAGCTAAGGAAGACCGTTCGCTCATGAACGTTTGTTTCGTAATGGCTGAAGAGCACAAGGACAAGGAAGCAGCATTCATGGACTTCGCAAAGGCTGCAGGTATGGTAGGTATCAAGGGTCACCGCTCAGTAGGTGGTTTCCGTGCATCTATCTACAACGCTTGCCCACGTGAGTCTGTAGAGGCTCTTGTAAAGTGTATGCAAGACTTCGAAAAGCAATTCTAA
- the rplS gene encoding 50S ribosomal protein L19 translates to MDFIKLVEQEFKSGKEHTSFKSGDTISVHYRIKEGNKERIQIFRGDVIRISGHGEKRRFTVRKISNGVGVERIFPMDSPFIEEITLHKVGRVRRAKLYYLRQLRGKKARIRERRSF, encoded by the coding sequence ATGGATTTTATTAAACTTGTCGAACAAGAGTTTAAGAGCGGAAAGGAGCACACTTCTTTCAAGAGTGGTGACACCATCTCTGTGCACTATCGTATCAAGGAAGGTAACAAGGAGCGTATCCAGATCTTCCGTGGTGATGTCATCCGCATCTCCGGTCATGGTGAAAAGAGAAGATTTACTGTACGTAAGATCTCTAACGGTGTAGGTGTCGAAAGAATCTTCCCAATGGACTCACCATTCATCGAAGAAATCACACTCCACAAGGTGGGTCGTGTGCGTCGCGCTAAGTTGTATTACCTACGTCAGCTACGTGGTAAGAAGGCGAGAATTCGTGAGCGTCGCAGCTTCTGA
- the purB gene encoding adenylosuccinate lyase, whose translation MALSSLTAVTPIDGRYGRQTAVLSNYFSEFALIKYRIHVEIEYLIALSETIEVSDALADQEVRRQLRDIVANFTEADALRVKEIESVTNHDVKAVEYFIKERIGGTPVDAAREFVHFGLTSQDINNTAQPVMLKRAMDEVWVPMLEEIIAKIDKCADEWMDIPMLAKTHGQPASPTKLGKEFKVFAYRLEQQLALLKAIPHTVKFGGATGNMNAHHVAYPDVDWRGFARKFAGEYLGLGLEEYTTQISNYDNLAALFDAMKRIFVILIDLSRDVWQYISMEYFKQKIKEGEVGSSAMPHKVNPIDFENAEGNLGLAIAMCEHLAHKLPISRLQRDLTDSTVMRNMGLPFAYSMIALSSLKKGFDKILLNEDAVLRDLDAALPVVAEALQTILRREAYPNPYEALKALTRTNERLTTERLIEFIDSLDVPTHIKEEMKAITPRTYTGVY comes from the coding sequence ATGGCTTTATCTTCTTTGACGGCAGTGACGCCTATTGATGGGCGTTATGGCAGACAGACCGCAGTATTGAGCAATTACTTTTCAGAGTTCGCCCTCATCAAATATCGTATTCATGTAGAGATCGAGTACCTGATCGCTCTTAGCGAGACGATTGAGGTCTCCGATGCTCTTGCAGATCAAGAGGTGCGTAGGCAGTTGCGTGATATTGTCGCAAACTTTACCGAGGCTGATGCTCTCCGTGTCAAGGAGATAGAGAGTGTCACCAATCATGATGTCAAGGCCGTCGAGTACTTCATCAAGGAGCGTATAGGGGGTACACCGGTGGATGCGGCGAGGGAGTTTGTCCACTTCGGACTCACTTCTCAGGATATCAACAACACTGCCCAGCCGGTCATGCTCAAGCGCGCCATGGATGAGGTGTGGGTGCCGATGCTTGAGGAGATCATCGCAAAGATCGATAAGTGTGCCGATGAGTGGATGGATATCCCCATGCTTGCGAAGACGCATGGACAGCCGGCTTCACCGACAAAGTTGGGTAAGGAGTTCAAGGTCTTTGCTTACAGGCTGGAGCAACAGTTGGCCCTCTTGAAGGCCATTCCTCATACCGTCAAGTTCGGAGGAGCTACGGGGAATATGAATGCGCATCACGTGGCTTATCCCGATGTCGATTGGAGAGGATTTGCACGCAAGTTTGCCGGAGAGTACCTGGGGCTTGGTCTCGAGGAGTACACCACTCAGATCTCCAACTATGACAACCTTGCGGCTCTCTTCGATGCGATGAAACGTATCTTCGTTATCCTTATCGACCTCTCTCGAGATGTATGGCAGTATATCTCCATGGAGTACTTCAAACAGAAGATCAAAGAGGGTGAGGTGGGCTCGTCAGCCATGCCTCACAAGGTCAATCCTATCGACTTCGAAAATGCTGAGGGCAATCTCGGTCTTGCCATCGCGATGTGTGAGCATCTGGCGCACAAGCTCCCGATCTCTCGCCTCCAAAGAGATCTCACCGACTCTACGGTGATGAGAAACATGGGTTTGCCATTTGCTTATTCTATGATCGCACTCTCAAGTCTCAAGAAAGGCTTCGATAAGATTCTGCTCAACGAGGATGCAGTCTTGAGAGACTTGGATGCAGCCCTTCCGGTTGTGGCAGAAGCACTCCAGACCATCTTGCGCAGAGAGGCCTATCCTAATCCCTACGAAGCTCTGAAGGCTTTGACCCGCACCAACGAAAGGTTGACTACCGAGCGTTTGATCGAATTTATCGACTCTCTCGATGTCCCAACACATATCAAGGAGGAGATGAAGGCTATCACTCCTCGCACCTATACCGGAGTATATTGA
- the serS gene encoding serine--tRNA ligase produces the protein MLTTKFLLENTDEAIRRLAVKHVDAAPIIEEIRTIDERRRATQRSLDDALAEQNKLSKEIGALMKEGKKDLAEEAKNKVAQLKETTKELEVTKKDLEDKLHGLIVQLPNVPSPEVPEGKTADDNVIEKMGGVMPQLDKATMLPHWELAKKYDLIDFELGVKISGAGFPVYKGYGARLQRALINFFLDNAREAGYLEVQPPYVVNEDSGYGTGQLPDKEGQMYHVGLDNLYLIPTAEVPVTNIFRDVILEEKDLPVKVTAYSACFRREAGSYGKDVRGLNRLHQFDKVEIVRIDKPEHSYDSLKDMVGYVESLVTKLELPWRILRLCGGDISFTSALTFDFEVYSMAQERWLEVSSVSNFESFQANRLKCRYRNADRKTELCHTLNGSALALPRIVAALLENNQTPEGIRIPEALRPYTGFDIIPLP, from the coding sequence ATGTTGACAACAAAGTTCCTTCTGGAGAATACAGATGAAGCCATCCGCAGACTGGCTGTAAAGCACGTGGATGCGGCTCCCATTATCGAAGAGATACGTACTATCGATGAGCGTAGACGTGCCACTCAGAGAAGTCTTGATGATGCCCTCGCAGAGCAAAACAAGCTCTCGAAGGAGATCGGCGCCCTTATGAAAGAGGGTAAGAAAGACCTCGCAGAGGAAGCCAAGAACAAGGTCGCTCAGCTCAAGGAGACGACGAAGGAACTTGAGGTGACCAAGAAGGATTTGGAGGATAAACTTCATGGGCTTATTGTGCAGTTGCCCAACGTCCCTTCGCCCGAAGTGCCGGAAGGCAAGACTGCCGATGATAATGTGATTGAGAAGATGGGTGGGGTGATGCCTCAACTGGACAAAGCTACGATGCTGCCTCACTGGGAACTGGCAAAGAAGTATGACCTCATTGACTTCGAGCTCGGTGTGAAGATCAGTGGCGCAGGTTTCCCTGTGTATAAGGGCTACGGTGCAAGATTGCAGAGGGCTTTGATCAACTTTTTCTTGGACAATGCTCGTGAGGCCGGTTATCTTGAGGTGCAGCCTCCTTACGTGGTCAATGAAGACTCCGGTTACGGGACAGGACAGCTTCCCGACAAGGAGGGACAGATGTATCACGTGGGATTGGACAATCTATATCTCATCCCTACCGCTGAGGTGCCTGTGACCAATATCTTCAGAGATGTGATCCTTGAAGAAAAAGACCTCCCTGTCAAGGTGACAGCTTACTCGGCTTGTTTCAGAAGAGAAGCAGGTAGCTATGGGAAGGATGTGAGGGGACTCAATCGCCTTCATCAGTTCGATAAGGTCGAGATCGTCCGTATAGATAAGCCCGAGCACTCTTATGACTCTCTTAAGGACATGGTAGGGTATGTTGAGAGTCTGGTGACTAAGTTGGAGCTACCTTGGCGTATATTGAGACTCTGTGGCGGAGACATCAGTTTTACCTCGGCACTCACCTTTGACTTCGAGGTGTACTCCATGGCGCAAGAGCGTTGGCTGGAGGTCAGTTCGGTGTCCAACTTTGAGAGCTTTCAGGCTAACCGTCTGAAATGTCGCTATCGAAATGCTGATCGTAAGACTGAGCTTTGCCATACACTTAACGGTAGTGCCCTTGCTCTGCCACGTATCGTCGCCGCTCTTTTGGAGAACAATCAGACTCCCGAGGGTATTCGTATACCTGAGGCTCTTCGTCCGTACACAGGGTTTGACATCATCCCCTTGCCATAA
- a CDS encoding SDR family NAD(P)-dependent oxidoreductase yields the protein MRDLKSMCALITGATSGIGQATARKLAKEGCGKLILAARRTERLSTLKTELEQLGAEVCTITLDVRDKSAVDRAFGQLPKGFERVDVLLNNAGLASGLDTFDNADMNDIEVMIDTNVKGLIYVSKAIIPHMIKQGAGHIINVASIAGKEVYGNGNVYCATKHAVDALTRGMRVDLVSKGIKVSQIAPGAVNTEFSTVRFHGDTERADHVYDGYQPLTGEDIAECLFFMISAPEHLNVADMLILPLAQGDSRTFIRK from the coding sequence ATGAGAGATCTTAAGTCCATGTGTGCCCTGATCACCGGAGCAACTTCGGGAATAGGTCAGGCCACAGCCAGAAAATTGGCGAAAGAGGGGTGTGGTAAACTTATCTTGGCTGCACGCCGTACCGAACGTTTGAGCACCTTGAAGACCGAGCTCGAACAGCTCGGAGCAGAGGTGTGCACGATTACCCTTGATGTGAGAGACAAGAGTGCTGTCGATCGGGCATTCGGACAGCTACCCAAGGGGTTTGAGAGGGTGGATGTCCTACTGAATAATGCCGGTCTGGCTTCCGGTCTCGATACTTTTGACAATGCAGACATGAATGACATCGAGGTCATGATAGACACGAACGTCAAGGGGCTTATATATGTGTCCAAAGCCATTATCCCTCACATGATCAAGCAAGGAGCAGGACATATTATCAATGTCGCATCTATTGCAGGTAAGGAGGTCTATGGCAACGGTAATGTTTACTGTGCTACCAAGCATGCTGTCGACGCTCTGACCAGAGGGATGAGAGTTGATTTGGTCAGTAAGGGTATCAAAGTTTCTCAGATTGCTCCCGGGGCTGTGAACACAGAGTTCTCGACCGTGCGTTTTCACGGAGATACCGAGCGTGCGGATCATGTGTACGACGGTTACCAGCCTTTGACCGGTGAAGATATAGCCGAATGCTTGTTTTTCATGATCTCTGCTCCCGAACACCTTAACGTTGCCGATATGCTCATCCTGCCTCTCGCACAAGGTGATAGCCGTACATTTATCAGGAAATAA